The window TGCTCTAATATTGTAAACGACTAATTTCCTTgtgttaataatagtaatatttagTGGTAATGACTCGTCAAGCAACACACCTCTTCGCGTACCCCCCAGCTGATTTCGCATTATTTACTAGtcttgtttattcatttgaacactaATGAAAAATACTGATTGAACTGATAGATTTCAATATGCGGAAATAGGCAATAGATGAACATGTAGTGTCAGTCAtcatgttaagcccatatactttattctaactttcggacagcccaatctattcattctacttgagtcatattttgaccttgtcaattattcgcttatcaatcttgactgtttttttatatgagcgcatatttgtgtacacttcatatcccatgtttgtagtttattttgtctgcctataaatattgagtaacgcctgGCTAAAAATGAGTTTGCTTACCAGCTATCTCCCctgcgcgtcattttgctttgttctattgcattcactttacatacaaaatatatgtattcaaaggtcattctcgttaattgacttatctaaattccgttattgactaacgtgatttaagttgatgattgtatacgaggataggtgataacaaacattcttacaatctaaatggagtcagatccacgggccactaaaaacaCTTGAATTTAGTGAAAGAACAAACTCCATCTTTTATTCCATTACGTGTCTATAAACTTCCATGTATGTGTTCTGTTTTTATCCCTTTGAATATGCACAGTTGAAAAAAAGGATGGAACTTTCTTCATACAAAAATTACATACATATGACATTTCACAGCAGCATACCTTCTTGCTACTGGTCAATGCCGGGTGAAGTTCCATATGCAAATGTAAAACAAACAGGTAGAAACACACGAAAGTTTGAAAAACGTTTCTCATCTCAACTgataatattgaaaatgttattcTACTGATCACCAATATTtggaaagaaataaaaaaacaataaaaatagaaaCAAATAGATTTCACAATACAAACaattatttagtaaataaaacAAGTCTACATAGACAAGCTATGAGGaagatttataataataataataataacaataacaataatagtaatacaatATTTGTAATGGGTGGAGTTCAGTTGATTTTTCATTAACTTATTTATTGAGCATGTCTCGTCTTGGAATTTCTTTGTCTGTTGTCTATACAATAATTAGTGGATTGATCGGTTTACCGATTGATATGTACTTGGAGGTTGAGGGAAGACAGAAATACTAATAATATCAATCATAGGTATTTTACAGTGACGTGTAAACGAGGTGAATGTCTGAGAAAGTGAACGAAAGAGAGGAAGGAAGGGTTATTTCAAAAATCAAAGAATCTTTTGCGTCTTTGTATCTGTGTGTGAGAGAGAAATAGCAATTGGAAGACAGAACTACGAGTGCATGATGGACAACATATAAACAGTTTGCACAACCATGATGAATTTCCAGCAAACACGTTCACTGTGTTGTTTACATTTTTGTAAGAGAAATACAAGGCGGTTGAAAGGAATACctcagtaatagtaataataataataatagtgatattgTATCAGGAAATTCTATTCTgttgtaaataattcattaaatccATATAATCTCGATGTATCCCATAAGGATGTAGATGATACAGCATATATTCATAGAGATACATCTCTTCAGGTCTAATATAATGAAATGAGACAGCATAATCACTGCAACAATCGAATCCCTGATTTCAATCAAATGGGGAGAATAAAAGTCAATGtaatgatgatgacgataataataacaataatataacaataatgTGGGGAGATACAGTTACAATGTGAGGTCAGCAAAGTTTGTTGAGTAACTGCACACTGAATAATAAATAGGTCAGCAGAACATGATTATGCGACAATAATCTTACAATCACGAGCAACCCTCTCTAAACATTTCTACGCTACATGTGCACCTCTCATCTAGTATATGCTTGATTGTGATAGCGTTACAACAAACACAGTTAGCATTGAGCTCCAAAAGCATGTCGcgatgttttcttttaaaactgTTGTTTTTACTTCAGAGTTATATTATTAATGTGTTTAATTTACTCAACCTCCTTCCACAAGCACCACATAAATGTATCTTCTTTAACACTACTCATTTACGTAACTGTTAACTAATATTTGTGACGTGAAATTTCGTGCCAAACTTCAATGTCGCCATCTCAAACCTCAGTGAATCAGTTATCAGACCATCTCTGTTACAAATTAGTGAGAGTGTAGGGAATTTTTCAAAAGTGATCTTTAACGATATTACACTCATTATTCTCGACTTCTGTTATTTCTTCGTTTGGTTTCTGTTGTCACCACCAAACAGTACGTTACAATACGTTATCCATCTACTCGTCTACCTTCTGTGTTACATAATACTACTCAGATAAATCCAtctaaaacatatatatataatggggACAACGTTGAAATTTGAATTATCATAATATCATTTTAGTATCTGAAGTATTCAGTAGCATTCATGACATAATGTGTGATAATGTTATGTATGGTAGGGGAAGAAGAATAATCATTGCTTTCAGAAACTAGTGTTTTGTCTGATTCTCACTCATTTGTATAGTTTAATATAGACTTGAGTGAGCATTGGAAATTATCCTGTACATAATTGATGCTGAAACTCTTGTTACATTTTCGCCAACCATAACCCTTTCCGTGGATAGCATATTTAAGTGTAGATATGTTTATTAGTAAAACTCACTGTATCTATTCTGTGGTAATTGTACTTTAGGTACCATTCTGGGTAGCCGTTTGTGTCTTTTGTAAGCATATGTGATGGAGAGAACGGATGAAAGCATTCACGTCCTTCTGCATCTAGACTATCAATTACTGAAACATTTGTAGCTTCAGCACAAGATCCTGTAATCAATGGAGGGAAAAGAAGATGTATCGAATAAGATTAGCATTGaattgtttcttttattgttctCGAATTTGCAGTATGTCAAAACACATAAAATGAAGTCAACGAATAATAGTCTTTCCAGTAAGTTCTAATCAGGTTCTACGCTTTTGGGTGGTCCAGAAAACTCGTAAAAGCCAGGAAAtgctcaggaaacactaagtAGCATTTCATCCAATCACTGTTCACTAGAAGTTCCTTCACGTCAATGCAGTCGAGAGAAACGTTTTACAAGGTACCAGCACGCAGAATTATGGTAATGACAGCAACAAACCATCATCCTCACACTGGTTATGTGGCGTTTGGCGTTCTAAAGGTTTTGTCCTTCTAGAAATCATCGATGTACTATGTGTTCTAGAAAAGGGCACAAAGTAAGTCATTGCAAAACCTGGAAACGCCGTTAACAGACAGTGTGCTCTAAAAGATTCAAGCCACGAACAGCTAAAGTAACGGTGGCTTTTCACAAAGCCAGCTCACATAACCGTAGAAAGTATGTTTGTCTCAAGATTAGTGGGTATGATGCCCACTTACAGTTAGACGCAGTCTCCGATATAACACTTATAAGCAGGAGAACGTGGGAGAAAAATATTGGGAGACCGCGAATATATTCAATTCATCAACCAGCACAAAGTGCATCCGGGGAATTCTAAACATTTTTGTGAGATTCATTGCGAAGTCACAGTCAAAGAGTTTACGGAGAAGGGAGTAATATTTTTGACAGAACGACCACCACTCGATTTATTGGGGCTTGACTGGATAGAAATGTTGAAGTTTTAAAACCGTCCCATAAACTCAATCTGTAACAACGTCAGTACGTCGAAAGTTGAAGAGAAAACTCAGTGAAAGCATTATTAAAACGACATAAAATGGTATTTAGTGATGGTCTTGAAGAATGTAGTAAATTTAAAGCTGCTCTTACTCTTCGAAATGAATCAAAACCAGTGTTTTGACCTAAGAGACCTGTACCATATGCTGCCTTCCCACTGGATGAACAAGAGCCACAACGACTTCAGAAATTCGGTGTCATTGAACAAGTGAATTTCTCAGAATATTGGTAGTAAAGAAAACTACTGGCAGCGTCTGTTTATATGGCGATTACTCAACTGGGCGAAATAAAGCCCTAGAAACTCATCAGTATCCCTTACCCCTACCTGAAGATCTTTTTGCTAAACTGAATGGAGGTAAGCTCTCTGCAAAGTTGGACTTATCAGAAGCGTATTTTCAAATTCCTTTTGCTAATGAGTGTAAAAATCTGCTCACCGAAAACACACACAAGGGTCTATTCCGGCATAATCGACTACCCTTCGGAGTCAAGACTTCCACATCCATATTTCAGCAACCAATGGATAATATGCTACAGGATGTTCCAGGTGTTGCAGCTCATCTGGATGATGTAATAATTATGAGAGTGGATAGAATAGACTTGGAAAAGAAGCTCGATCAGGTGCTGTCACGATTAGTCGAATATGGAATTTGACTCCGTGTGGAGAAATGTAACTATTGCATGCAAAATGTACGCCTCCCTGGATTTGTAATCGACAAAGATGACAAAAGACCAGATCCAGAGAATACCTAGGCAGTGAAAATTATGCCTGGACCGACGGATGTCCTCACACTACGATTCTTTTTGGGACTAGTTAGtcattatagaacttttattcCTAACCTTCATCACTTACGTGCCTCCTTAAATAACCTTCTGACGGAGAATGTAAAATGGGATCGGTCCGCAACTTGCCAAGCTGCTTTTGAGGAAGTCAAGAAAATACTATTCTAGGATCTGTTGCTCACCCATTACGATCCATCCTTACCCATCGTAGTAGCATCAGATGCTTCAAACTAAGGGATTGGAGCAATTATGTTTGGTGATAGAATCGTTATTCCAAAAAACATTACACCACAAGGTTCTGAGACAATTCCGCTACAGTCATACCGGCATCAATAAGATGAAAGCGTTGGCTCGAAGCTATGCTTACTGGCCTACAATGGATGAAGATATCGAAACCAGATGCTGCAATTGTTCGTCGTGCCTGCAAACAGCTGGAAGTCCAAATAAATATGAACCGCAACAATGGGAAAAACTTAAAAGTACTTGAGAGAGGCTGCACGCAGTTCTTGCCGGCCCAATACGAGGGAGAATTCTTCTAGTCATAATGGACACACTCACAAAATAGCCACAGATCCGAACTGTTTAGCTGCTTTGGAGTTCCGGAGACTTTAGTGACCGATAATGGCTCACAATCCACTGCAGAATCACTCAAGCACTTCTGCAACATTAATGGAATTGTGCATATGCGCTCTCCACTCTATCACCCTCAATCAAATGGACAGGTAGAGCACTTCGTGGACACATTTAAAAGAGCACTACTGAAAGCTAAGGGCAAAAGGTAGAAGTCAGGTAATTAAGAAATTCCTAGCACATTATAGAACTACGTCAAACCCCATTGTTCCAGATGGGAATTCCCTTGCTGAAGCAATGTTTGGGAGAAGAATCCGAACTATATTCAACGCCATGTTGTCACCTAAACCAATAGATGGACGCAGATAAAATCAGAATATCCGGAGTTTTAACGTGGGTGATAAAGTGCTCGTCAAGTCATACATTGGGGAAAATCGTTGGCAACCGTGAGTCATTGAGAAGAGAATAGGAAATGTTTTATACAAAGTACTTGGGACTTTCGGAACGTGGATTAGACACATTGATCAAATATACAGAGAAAACAGAACACTAAACACGGTATATAGTCGAGTGAGTCTTCTGGGAGAGATAATTACAGATGCTCCAATGGCAAGAACCTCAACAGACACTCATAGACGCTGGATACTAAGAAAATCCGAACGTCGCAGAAAACCAGTTATCAAGCTGCAAGTAGACCAGATAAAAAGTATTATATTTCGAAAAAAGGGGAGGCGTTGAGGAGATACAGAAAATTCCTCGAAATTAAGCCAAGAAAGGCTCTGAAAACACTGAGAAGCATcatatccaatcagcgttcactagacgttttgccagaaacatctagaacgTGAGACGTCACAtgtcgagtttctgattggatgattactcatactgctactatgttcagtagcattccagaattttccaGAAACCCAAGAATatctaaaataatataaaaacactggattttctgtacataaacaaaCCTCTtgagtaaagtacttctcgtTTGTTTTGCttcttttctctcgtgttcagatcgctgtgtagttctagcttgagagttacgagaatagcttaggaaccgaatatagcgttTAATTAACACGACTTATCATACGCTTATACATCGTGCAAATTATAGATGCAAAAGCAATGCATGGGATCTTACAGTGATTAGTAGAACAAAACAGAATTGTTAGTTGATAAATACATATCAACTATGTACTACCAACTCCAATTATTGTGTCAACTGTAATTGTCAGAATGATAATGAGAATAGATATAGATGTCATAGTGTAAGACAACCGATGGAAACCCAACTGGAAGCAAATAACTGTTGCGTCCCACTATAAAGCTACTCTATACTGAGCACCTAGACTTCATCCAAAAATCGAATTTAATGTCTTCAGGATTTCACAAACCGTTCAGACTAATCCAAATGCACTAGGCCGTTTCCATGTCATATTCAACGATatcaattattattcaaatcagTTGTTGCATAGTCATAATACAATCACGTCACACGCAAAATTAGTATGTATACCTACCAAGTTTCACATCTTCAGCGAATGCATGTTTATTACTTTGACAAACGGCATTATTTTCCAAACCATTAGCGATATTCAAAAGACCAGCTCGAGATAGCACATATCCTCCACCACCGGACATATATCCTTGTTTAACAAATGGCTATTTTGCAAAGAAGAAGAATGTGAAGGAAATAGAAGAATATCATGGATTAAGGAGAGTGAAAGTAACAATTTAGACGCATTATTTGTAATAACAAGTATTTGAATCTCTCAAATTCTTATACAAATTAAGGTAACACTGGGAACTATTTGGATGCTCTCTGATAGTAGAACAACTTTTCTTAACCTGAAACTATGATCTTTAGAAATTCACTTGAATTATTGACAGTTCCTGTCATGAAACGATTTGATATTCCCCGCCCCTCCCCCCGAACTTCAATTATCATGAAGATATTCTGTTtacatttatgaaataattcCTCACTTAAGTAATAATACGCTGGGTAAGTAATCCGAGTAATCACAACATTCAGTTCTAATCATTGGTCAATCATATCCTATCTGTTAGGTAAATCAAAATCACTATAATCTTCGTTAATTATTGTGACCGAACACTGATGATTACTCCATTGATGAACGTGGTATTTAACCGGAAATAGCCTTTTCAAACGGATATAACATAAGTGTCACCAAAGTCACTTGGATCAGTACCAGGATGATGGAGTGTTTTTATCAAATACTAATTATTTTGTACATACCTAACCACACAATTCCGAATTCAATATAATTCAAGTGTGTAGACTGTGTTCTCTGTGTTCAGTCCCGATCCATTCATCACTATTATACCACACACAAGTTAGATCTGGGAACTTGGATTACATTCGGTACTAACAGTGTTGCTACTATTACTACCATTACAGAATATCCTAACAAACCTAAAGAGGAAATAACAAAAAGAGAGAAGACAAACATCTTAGCAAAGTGAACTGCTTCAACTGCAATAAAAATCACGATGGACAGAGTGGCTgccttcttcttcatcatcaacaacattaGGTGTCTGAGAAGCACCATGAGTTATCTTCGCTTATACCTATGCATGTGGACAATTGTAGACACGGATTTGATTGAGAATATGTTGAAATCTTGAGGAgagaaaatacaaacaaaactCGAGTTTTAAGTAAATCGGAGCAGGTCAAACAGCAATCAGTAAGCATATGTGTGTTAATTCGAACATCCCATTTCCCTACGAATTTTGTCAAGATGCTGTCCAGAAAGACCACAAAATCTTCAATATTGAACTACCCatctgggagaacgctaacccACCTAAATTTGTTTGACATTTTACTGATTTGGCCACCACAGTCACTTTAACATACTATCGGTTGATTGTATTATCTTATCACGCAAATAAATCTTCTTGTCAAAAATCGACTACTCCATAGATATGGAGGTGCACAACTCACCTTGAATCGTCTGCCCATGATAAATGGTTTATCGGGATTTTCTTTATGTAAAATTTTGCGCAGATTCTCTACAATCACATATGAATCATCATCCGCCTTCATGAAGTAATCGTAATCATTGGCATAATGTTTTGCCATGTATTTTATGGCTCCAGCTGTTTTATTCCACAATAAGTTGCGACCTTCAGCATTGATAACAGCTACAATTTACGAATACATTGATATATTCGGTGGTGATTGGAGTAACTAAACAGACAGATTCAATGACAGTCATAAATGATAATAACCAACACGGGGAGACGGAGTTCATATGGGAAGGAACTTTCACTAACCTCTGGTGGACTTGGACTGAATGATGATAGGATTTATCTTTTTCTTAAAATTCAAACTTGGCTTAGAAGCCAGGTAATTCAGCcaactatatacatatatatttcggCTCAAGTTGCCACATCACATTGGCTCAAATGTTAGGGAAAAACCAAGGGCAATAGacatagtaacagtatcagtggtaacaaagaaaattaaaaatagaAGATACGATtcgggaaggaaatatgaaattatcaaaatgatTGAAAACTTCATGTGGAATTTGGGAACTTTGAATATAAGAGAAGACGAAGAATGAATGCATCTGAGTAATTGAGAACAACTTTGAGCATTGTTActcaaagtctccaaccattgtttACGATGATCACGCGGATCTCAACCAGGTTGTATGCACCTAACTACATGGATTGGTTCAACACTCAATGcctttgtggactgatgccacgttttgtttATTGTCCTCCCTGACTTTTTCCCAAGCTACTAGTTGCACTAGCCATTATTACGCATCCAGTTAGTTGGTAGTTGGACATGCATAATGCATATCCCAACAATCTCAGTCGATAGATTCATTACCTCGTCAATCGACTTCCTATAGTTACCTGGTGCTGTGCGTTCAACCTCAGAATTGTCAAATCGATGGTACAAAAATATATGAGCAATGATTTGAAGACATTGATGATCAAGACCTCGTAACCCAAgaatatcatttattataaaaGGTATGTTTCTCACCCATCAAGTAGATCGGAGCGAAGTGTCGAGCAGTTGACAGACGTATATCTTGTGTGCGCCACAAGTGAAGCAAGTTGGTAAACGCCAACCGGCCTCTCTCCATCCGTGTCGAGATTCCGTCAAACACTAACCCACTAGTGTTGATGAGACTTtcaagtgaagtgaagtgaagtggtcgacacAATCCACTATTTCACTCGCTATCGTCAGACTCAAGGTTGGCAGAAACCAGTCCTTAAGCAATATTTTGCGTTACGATGAAGTGATACGCATCACAAACACGCTCGCACTGTTGATTGATTAAGGAGGTCAAGAGACCCTGAGTGTTGTCAAGGTATTcaccaaataaaaatatttcatctaaGTATTCCGAGTCAACAAATGAATCTTCTGGTAGATCAATTTATCATAATTCACacgatgatattattattattattattatctcaagaAGAACGTCTACCAATAAGTTAAAtggaaatggagaaagtggacaaccTTGAAGAACACTACTTGGAGTCATCGATTCTCATTCTCTTTCGAAGCACCATGAAAATGTAGTTTTATTGCACATTCTGCAccaaaatagaaaaatcattcATTTTCGACATTTCTACAAATTACAAACTGGTTATCTTTATTCTGATTGCATTATCCTTACACTATACTTTAACATCAGATATATCTATTATGAAATCCCACACAAAAGCTCTTCCTGATGCCTAATTAACGTTTTGTTCGgtgaatatatttttatctGCATCAGTGTTTTTATAGTTGAGTCCAGTCTTTGTTTGTATACAGTTGTCAAAATAGCACATTACATGCATAGCTACTTGAAAAATTCACTTGTGTTAAGATCTGTATAAGTCTCATGTAAATCGAAACACATTGGTAGTATcgattaaaatgtttaattttttttgtaaCTGAAAACAATACGACAATATTCATTCGTCCAATGAGCTTCGAACAATATTATCTGAGTACTCTCAGTGTACATACACACAGTGTATATTATGATGTCTAagataaatcattattttaagATAACACTAATGTAATGTTTCTCGTAAAGTCAGTTATATATTGCACAACAATCTTTTCCACGTAACACTATATATCCTGTACACTTATTTTCATATCTGCCCAATATAATGAGATATTGTGATCAGGATAGTTGGTCATATTTTTACTGAGACAGTAACTGATCAATGGAGTTGTACAAAGATCGTATCATACCATAAACGCGACCAAATCAAATTAATCAAATGCTTGACACAAAGCATCTGGGTTTCATCTTTCACCAACAATGTATCCACGATATAATTTGATCTGGATAAAGGGTTATATAGTAGAACACTGATTACTACtgcggtgtgtgctacttatattgacataagttaGTAGTGTACATGTTAgccgtgaacagaatgtctggcagcagagagacaagaggatcgagcagtaaagaatggaaacagaatgcaatttgtatcaaaatgcaaggacaatgaagtctgagtcattttgagacaatcggtggatattttgtaaataaagcatttactttatgattgctagattttattaacaagtcctgtaatctTGTGTTGAATACATTAGATTGTCTCCACTGgcgttcttgttcactacactactactactactactactactactactactactactactactactactactgctactactgttactactgctactactgctactactacatAATATCCGATCAGCGTAATCCACCTACTTTACaaagcactgttgaggagtcccacaatacgacGGGACGGCTGTTccatgctttcaggtttcccatagtggtctagcttcaaccgatTCATGCTCTCAACTATTGAGAGTTCTTCTAATTTTGTAAGATGGTGCAAATTCTTATTGCCTTCAAATAGTTTTATCATAATTCATTAATCTATAGCTATTCCGTgatgaaaattttcttttcgacgacaTCATTTACTTATGCTGTACATTCGTACTCATAGATGTATGGAAAACATGTCTATAGAAGGACAGAACATAGACATATATTCTCCACATATCTATGGATACGAATGTACAGtctaagtaaatgatttcaacGAAAAGAAAACTTCCATTGCTAAACTCAATGACataatgggttattttaattaccaTAACTACTTGTTATTTCAATTTATACTTGTAAACAtgtgtttgtataaatcatatggaaaaacaatatcaagtgaatttaaacttcaccccattgcacaagcaagtggctatcagaactcagtagctgagtagatgacgcgatggagtttgaagcgaacggtactgggttcgagtcccagagtgaatgaacttcaactcagatgcaggtatatACAGGCGACGgatcctaaataggacgaaacgcgcgtcaaactggattccacttctggccactatctatctttgcttagaatgcttgtgaattaaggcaatatcaaggcaatacaaACAGTATGCACATgcgccaataacagactgatcaattgcagtgctaagcatcaataagaagattcaagtaaaaacaataccaagtgaatttattcatattgaaagatctattatcagaataaatatgggtcagatagtGTGAGAGAAATCATAGTgtaattacaattcgatcaaatgtttagCGAAAGACTACATTGTGTAAAAAATTATTAGTAAGGATGAACGTGAAGTAAATGAATCGTGTATTGGGGAGATGAATAATGATCTTTAgccaatagtagtagtaataataataacaacagtaatTTCCACTTAACATACAAGCAGATTCAAGTCAACATTCCATATGAGTCATAAAAACatgaacaattttattctattttgtttgacaatcctaCAGTTCACATGCTTTTACTTTAAACGATGCACTTTACCCTTGACCTGAATATTTTTCGGattaataatttgaatatatggattgtagaacctgaagaggatctatcgaaaacaatattcttcgttcatagaTTAGTCTTCTTAACATGATGGGGATCTTTAGACAATAAATATGTTTGTATGCTTTGATCTCATTTACAATAAAAAACAACGATTATAGGCTAGAATCATTGATTCAAGAGGACAGGCAAACACTAGAGATTGAACGTTCTTACCAGGGTTTGTAAATGGTATGTTGTGTTCTCCAAAGTGCAATAAAACGTCATGGTGGAATTTAAAAATTGTAACATTTCTGTATATTTAGTTTACAGCTTAAAGTAAACACTCCATTCTCAAATACCTAGATGAGTAGACATATAAGACATTTAGGAATGGAACCAAATGTCCCTGTATTTTCTAATGAATACAGTA of the Schistosoma haematobium chromosome 4, whole genome shotgun sequence genome contains:
- the C1GALT1_6 gene encoding Core 1 synthase, glycoprotein-N-acetylgalactosamine 3-beta-galactosyltransferase, 1 (EggNog:ENOG410V6EE~COG:G), producing the protein MSGGGGYVLSRAGLLNIANGLENNAVCQSNKHAFAEDVKLGSCAEATNVSVIDSLDAEGRECFHPFSPSHMLTKDTNGYPEWYLKYNYHRIDTGFDCCSDYAVSFHYIRPEEMYLYEYMLYHLHPYGIHRDYMDLMNYLQQNRIS
- the C1GALT1_6 gene encoding Core 1 synthase, glycoprotein-N-acetylgalactosamine 3-beta-galactosyltransferase, 1, variant 2 (EggNog:ENOG410V6EE~COG:G); this translates as MQLSPFFRMLLIYTIGMFGGGLIVHLYYVQHEEDLYTAALFAAKSPKLTANDNTYKQLILSNDSIHEHALQHLAEATLANVLAKQVRVFCWILTMPANHKSKAVHVKATWAGRCNNYLFISSETDSHLPSIAVINAEGRNLLWNKTAGAIKYMAKHYANDYDYFMKADDDSYVIVENLRKILHKENPDKPFIMGRRFKPFVKQGYMSGGGGYVLSRAGLLNIANGLENNAVCQSNKHAFAEDVKLGSCAEATNVSVIDSLDAEGRECFHPFSPSHMLTKDTNGYPEWYLKYNYHRIDTGFDCCSDYAVSFHYIRPEEMYLYEYMLYHLHPYGIHRDYMDLMNYLQQNRIS